The region gaAAAAAATGAGAGGAAACATASGCTCGAACCTGTTTACCAGGCAGGGATTAGTCCTTTTTGATACGTTTTCCATGGGTAAACtgtcagtagttttgaaagttTCCTTAGCAACAGGCAACACACCATCTCTAGCTAGACTGGGTGTGTCACTTGAGGAGTGACTCAGAGCATCAGTAAAATGTTCCAACCCTAACTGCAGTGTGGGAAGTTTAATATGAACATGGGATTGGAGGGAACACCAAAACTACACTGATAGAGTATTTCAGTTAGGGGCATTATCTTCCACGCTCTTGAAGGGAAAGTATTGAAGTACACAGGGCCATTCTGATTTATTCCAACATAACACCCATACGTTAATTGCTTAGGTCTACCACAGTTATACAGACAATGTGTCAACACTCATCAGAAATGAAACATAATAACTATTATACAGGCATAATAAAAAGGTAGCAGCTGGGACTTTACTCACTTTGCTGGATGGTTTTGACACCTCTCAACATTGTCGCAGCGAATACGAAGAAGCAACCTGTCTGGTCGTACTGGACCTCGCCCATAATGCTGAATGAGGCTCCCAGACAGATGGGCATCATGGCCGTGTATTTGAGGATGTGATGCTGCTTGCCCAAGATCAGGGTGGAAATCGCCAGGGTGAAGATTGGCGTGGTGGTGTAGATAATTTGCGCAAAGGACAGCTGGACATAGTTCAGACCCACGTTGCCAAACGCAATGCTGGCACAAAATGTCAAGCTCAATAGAAACACCTTCCATTTGGCGCTGTTGGTAAGGTCCTTATGCTTGTCAACACCGCCTTTGTGCTGGAGCATTCGAAGTTTAATAAGCCAAAAGTCCACCACTATTGCTGTCAACATGTGCAGGGCCGATAGCAGTAAGGGGTACCTGAAGTTGTACACTGCAAATATCCATTTGTTAAGACTGGAGATGGTCGTCCCCGTCACAAGCCAGACAATGACAGCGGACAGAAGGTGCAGCATCTCCCCCAGTGGCCTTTTCCCCGTCTTGCGCCGGGTCGCCTCGCATTTAGAGAGGCCATCGGTGCTAATCATGTTCTTTTCATCCTCTTTTCTGTAAGACAAACACATCTTGACTTCGTAATGCAATAACATCACATTAGTGTCTGCACAAACTGTCCCGATTGCATAACCCTTTTCGATACGGTCGGCGTTAGCTAGCCGTTTTCAGCTGTATAAAATGTCCCTCATCCTGATAATCGTCTCACAAAATAGATCTAACCTTAGCTAACTAACTTACTTGAGACTATTCTGTTGATGACATATCCATagttttctgtg is a window of Salvelinus sp. IW2-2015 linkage group LG5, ASM291031v2, whole genome shotgun sequence DNA encoding:
- the LOC111964118 gene encoding solute carrier family 35 member E4 isoform X2, translating into MISTDGLSKCEATRRKTGKRPLGEMLHLLSAVIVWLVTGTTISSLNKWIFAVYNFRYPLLLSALHMLTAIVVDFWLIKLRMLQHKGGVDKHKDLTNSAKWKVFLLSLTFCASIAFGNVGLNYVQLSFAQIIYTTTPIFTLAISTLILGKQHHILKYTAMMPICLGASFSIMGEVQYDQTGCFFVFAATMLRGVKTIQQSILLQEEKINSVFLLYLMSIPSFCILAVAALALENWAVLESPMHYDHNLWLFILLSCLGSVMYNLASCCVITLTSAVTLHILGNLSVVGNLLLSQLLFGNEMSALSCVGVALTLSGMLIYQNSEFISDYMDARRAKARALIRGREEDIAGPSQPPQDQQGRRDADGKREDKID
- the LOC111964118 gene encoding solute carrier family 35 member E4 isoform X1, producing MGITCNCSRCKSEWPFDFRAGDVIHGKQRKEDEKNMISTDGLSKCEATRRKTGKRPLGEMLHLLSAVIVWLVTGTTISSLNKWIFAVYNFRYPLLLSALHMLTAIVVDFWLIKLRMLQHKGGVDKHKDLTNSAKWKVFLLSLTFCASIAFGNVGLNYVQLSFAQIIYTTTPIFTLAISTLILGKQHHILKYTAMMPICLGASFSIMGEVQYDQTGCFFVFAATMLRGVKTIQQSILLQEEKINSVFLLYLMSIPSFCILAVAALALENWAVLESPMHYDHNLWLFILLSCLGSVMYNLASCCVITLTSAVTLHILGNLSVVGNLLLSQLLFGNEMSALSCVGVALTLSGMLIYQNSEFISDYMDARRAKARALIRGREEDIAGPSQPPQDQQGRRDADGKREDKID